The DNA sequence CAACACTTGCGTCAAGCTTCACTTCTTTTACTTCGTTTTTTCCATTCATGATAATGCGAACAAGTCCATCGCCCGCAACACCTTCAAAGTTTTGCTTCGCAAGTTCTTTTTGTTGACGCTTCATGTCTTTTTGCATTTTACGCGCCTTCATCACCATGTCTTTCATTTCAAATAATCCCATGACCTACTCCTTTGTTTTATTTTCACCTGTGTCATCCTGAGTAAAACGAAGGATCTCCTCGAAACCACGTAGATTCTTCGCATACGCTCAGAATGACAGCTAATTGCTTATTCACATTTCTTGTACATTACTAATCTTTCAATACTCGAACATCGTGCACTTGTGCTCCTAAAATTTCTGCAGCGTCCTTTACAACCGAGCTGTGAAGCGCTTCTCGTGTGAGTTGTTTATTTTT is a window from the Deltaproteobacteria bacterium CG11_big_fil_rev_8_21_14_0_20_42_23 genome containing:
- a CDS encoding YbaB/EbfC family nucleoid-associated protein, giving the protein MGLFEMKDMVMKARKMQKDMKRQQKELAKQNFEGVAGDGLVRIIMNGKNEVKEVKLDASVVNANDVRRLEDLIRFAVNDAGHKASEAAKESMSGMMSGMDMGAMSKMLGM